From Neobacillus sp. PS2-9, the proteins below share one genomic window:
- a CDS encoding LysM peptidoglycan-binding domain-containing protein has translation MKKTIVRTLSTAALFSTLFAGSALADTYQVQKGDSLSKIASKYHTSVSGLKTLNGLKSDMIYVNQMLKVSNEPISVQAPKTTTYTVVSGDALIKIANRYNVTVGELKQWNNLDNTIIYVGQVLKVSAPGTGTVSVPKPAPTQTPKEAPTSAPKSAPAPATQGATNMYTIKSGDSLSKIGVQFKMSVTQLKTLNNLKSDMIYVGQKLKVNGTVSTPSQPPATTPPVVAQPSTTSEYVIKSGDTLGKIAIQTGMSVQDLKSLNGLTSDMIYVGQKLKVNGGKVSSAPAPAPSSDFATNMVNTAKSLMGIKYVWGGSSLSGFDCSGFIYYVANKAGKQIGRYSAEGFYSRAYYVDQPKAGDLVFFENTYKKGISHVGIYLGGDQFIHADEAHGIMISTLKSPYYTTHLDGFKRFY, from the coding sequence ATGAAGAAAACCATCGTACGTACTCTATCAACAGCCGCGCTTTTTTCGACACTCTTTGCTGGTTCTGCCCTTGCTGATACATACCAGGTTCAAAAAGGCGATAGCCTATCAAAAATTGCCTCAAAATATCATACTAGTGTGAGTGGCTTGAAGACTTTGAACGGTCTGAAGTCGGATATGATCTACGTCAATCAAATGTTGAAGGTAAGCAACGAGCCAATCAGTGTGCAGGCGCCAAAGACGACGACGTATACCGTTGTGTCGGGTGATGCACTGATCAAGATTGCAAATCGTTATAACGTGACGGTCGGCGAGCTAAAGCAGTGGAATAACCTAGATAACACGATTATTTATGTGGGACAAGTGTTGAAGGTTTCTGCACCGGGGACAGGTACTGTGTCTGTTCCGAAACCTGCACCGACCCAAACACCGAAAGAGGCTCCAACATCGGCACCGAAATCTGCCCCAGCTCCAGCAACGCAAGGGGCAACTAATATGTATACGATTAAAAGCGGCGACAGCCTGAGCAAGATTGGTGTTCAGTTTAAGATGTCGGTTACGCAGTTAAAGACACTGAATAACTTAAAATCGGATATGATTTATGTCGGACAAAAGCTGAAGGTGAACGGCACGGTCTCGACTCCTTCTCAGCCACCGGCTACAACTCCTCCTGTTGTCGCTCAGCCGTCGACTACAAGTGAGTATGTTATTAAAAGTGGCGATACTCTCGGAAAAATTGCCATCCAAACGGGGATGTCGGTACAGGATTTGAAATCGCTTAACGGCTTAACCTCTGACATGATTTATGTCGGGCAAAAATTGAAGGTGAACGGTGGCAAAGTGAGTAGTGCACCTGCGCCTGCGCCGTCTTCTGATTTTGCAACGAATATGGTTAATACGGCAAAAAGCTTAATGGGAATTAAGTATGTTTGGGGTGGCAGCAGCCTGTCCGGTTTTGACTGCAGTGGGTTTATCTATTATGTGGCGAATAAGGCGGGCAAGCAGATTGGCCGCTATTCGGCGGAAGGTTTCTATAGCCGAGCCTACTATGTTGATCAACCTAAGGCCGGCGATCTTGTATTCTTTGAAAATACGTATAAAAAGGGGATTTCTCACGTGGGCATCTACCTCGGCGGCGACCAGTTCATCCACGCCGACGAAGCACACGGAATCATGATTTCTACCTTAAAAAGCCCATACTATACGACACATTTGGATGGGTTTAAGAGATTCTATTAA
- a CDS encoding DUF3231 family protein, with translation MDKNQMKLTSSEIGTLWGEYVNGTMTDTVNRYMVTIIEDASIKAIFEDAIETFSRQKKQLVTFIENEGFPIPNGFSETDFNKGAERLFTDIFCLNYLHVMTLHGLLGHTTSLGVSVRKDLREFYDSCDNDAKRMYHQTIELLLEKGSFQRDPMFYPSKQTEFISSKDFTDGFFGKGRRLTATEIISISFNLKKSIMAKTLAIAFGQVAQNKLVKEFLTDTEKTSDDQIKMFTKIMQEDNLPVPKSLETEVTTSTNSPFSDKLMMYHIGFLFQAAQAYHGTGLASAMRTDLVVAFEGVILKNILVTKKWFNIMVKYGWLEQPPLAPNREELAKEN, from the coding sequence GTGGATAAAAATCAAATGAAGCTCACATCTTCCGAAATCGGCACGCTGTGGGGAGAGTATGTAAACGGGACAATGACAGATACAGTAAATAGGTATATGGTTACCATTATTGAGGATGCATCCATCAAAGCCATTTTTGAGGATGCTATTGAGACCTTCTCGAGACAAAAGAAACAATTGGTTACTTTTATCGAGAATGAGGGATTTCCTATCCCGAATGGATTTTCTGAGACAGATTTCAACAAAGGTGCGGAGAGGCTGTTTACCGATATATTTTGCTTAAATTATTTACATGTCATGACGTTACATGGATTGCTCGGACACACCACATCCTTAGGAGTTTCCGTTCGTAAGGATTTAAGGGAATTTTACGATTCCTGCGATAATGATGCGAAAAGGATGTATCATCAAACGATTGAACTCTTGCTGGAAAAAGGAAGTTTTCAAAGAGACCCTATGTTTTACCCAAGCAAGCAGACTGAATTTATATCCAGCAAAGATTTTACCGACGGTTTTTTCGGTAAGGGTCGCCGGTTGACTGCGACTGAAATTATCAGTATTTCTTTTAATCTGAAAAAGAGTATTATGGCGAAAACGTTGGCGATTGCCTTCGGTCAGGTAGCTCAAAATAAATTGGTCAAGGAATTTCTCACTGACACGGAGAAAACCTCGGATGACCAAATTAAAATGTTTACTAAAATTATGCAAGAGGATAATTTACCTGTGCCTAAATCATTGGAAACGGAGGTCACCACCTCTACTAACTCTCCTTTTTCCGACAAACTCATGATGTATCATATCGGATTTTTATTCCAGGCTGCCCAAGCCTATCATGGAACGGGTCTCGCATCGGCCATGCGAACGGATTTGGTTGTTGCTTTTGAAGGTGTCATTTTGAAAAATATTCTGGTCACCAAGAAATGGTTTAATATTATGGTGAAATATGGCTGGTTAGAACAGCCCCCTCTTGCCCCTAATCGGGAGGAGCTTGCGAAGGAAAATTGA
- a CDS encoding diguanylate cyclase domain-containing protein — protein MNLKLRTYMAVLFAIGINALAAILSLTIGHQASEKIEKEIGNTLSATAYQMADKLDFFMWSRSGEIDVVSQLKDIQEPNDKEKVQQLLDQLQVSFPTFSWVGLTDANGKVVASTKGILENVDISERPVFQNGSKGQFIGDVHDAVLLAKLLPNPSGEPLQFVDISRPVHGEDGKLVGVLAAHLSWEWSHQVEQEILKPLKEKNKAAEIFVISQKDQVILLGPKSMIGKRLNIDSIKQAQKGQSSWQLETWPDGKKYLTGYALGDGYQNYPGLGWSILVRIPEETAFAPVDELQKTIFITGILLALVFAILGWFIAGYITKPLQSITDSANRLRAGEKVEIPHYRGIKDIEILSLSLRDLVDSLVRTVSDLGKMENLAHHDKLTGLMNRIALDSYIPKALERTRPLGEKLTFLFLDLDGFKKVNDTFGHQVGDLLLQEAARRLQGCVRSEGEVFRLGGDEFLIVLFTEATDPISDASIVATKVIESLNQPFDLVNEKIKVGCSVGAAVWEDESKAPIEIIRCADEALYVSKRTGKNKLTFHKGDSPPAL, from the coding sequence TTGAACCTAAAACTTCGGACCTATATGGCCGTCTTGTTTGCCATAGGAATTAACGCGCTAGCCGCCATCTTAAGCCTGACCATCGGGCACCAGGCCAGCGAAAAAATAGAAAAAGAAATAGGCAATACCCTGTCGGCCACGGCCTACCAAATGGCGGATAAATTAGACTTCTTTATGTGGTCCCGCTCAGGCGAAATCGATGTCGTGAGCCAACTAAAAGACATACAAGAACCAAACGATAAAGAAAAAGTTCAACAATTACTAGACCAGCTGCAGGTCAGCTTTCCCACCTTTTCCTGGGTGGGATTAACCGATGCCAATGGCAAAGTGGTGGCGTCTACTAAAGGGATACTGGAGAACGTCGACATATCTGAACGACCGGTCTTTCAGAACGGAAGTAAAGGACAATTTATCGGAGATGTCCATGATGCCGTCCTGTTGGCCAAGCTTCTCCCTAATCCAAGCGGAGAGCCCTTGCAGTTCGTTGATATTAGTCGCCCAGTCCATGGCGAGGACGGGAAACTAGTAGGGGTTCTCGCAGCCCACTTAAGCTGGGAGTGGTCGCATCAGGTCGAGCAGGAAATCCTGAAACCTCTAAAGGAAAAGAACAAAGCCGCAGAAATTTTTGTGATAAGCCAAAAAGATCAAGTTATTCTTTTAGGGCCGAAATCAATGATTGGCAAACGGCTCAACATTGATAGTATCAAGCAGGCTCAAAAAGGTCAGAGCAGCTGGCAACTTGAAACATGGCCAGATGGGAAGAAATATTTAACGGGTTATGCCTTAGGGGACGGCTATCAGAATTATCCCGGATTAGGTTGGTCCATCCTCGTTCGGATACCAGAGGAAACAGCCTTCGCTCCAGTGGATGAACTACAGAAAACGATCTTCATTACGGGCATCCTATTAGCACTCGTATTTGCCATTCTTGGCTGGTTCATTGCCGGCTACATTACGAAGCCGTTGCAAAGCATCACCGATTCAGCCAATCGCCTCCGCGCCGGGGAAAAAGTAGAGATTCCTCATTATCGAGGCATTAAAGACATAGAGATTCTCTCGTTATCGTTACGCGACCTAGTAGATTCGCTTGTTCGCACTGTTTCCGATCTTGGAAAAATGGAGAACCTCGCTCACCACGACAAATTGACCGGGCTAATGAATCGAATTGCGCTCGATTCGTATATCCCAAAGGCCTTAGAACGAACGAGACCATTAGGGGAAAAACTAACCTTCTTGTTCCTAGACTTAGATGGCTTTAAGAAAGTGAACGACACATTTGGGCACCAAGTCGGAGACCTTCTATTGCAAGAGGCAGCACGGAGACTTCAGGGCTGCGTCCGTAGTGAAGGGGAAGTGTTTCGTTTAGGCGGGGATGAGTTTTTGATCGTGCTGTTTACCGAGGCAACCGATCCTATAAGCGATGCATCCATAGTGGCAACAAAGGTAATCGAGAGCCTGAACCAACCGTTCGACTTAGTTAACGAAAAAATCAAGGTAGGTTGCTCAGTTGGTGCCGCAGTCTGGGAAGACGAATCAAAAGCACCAATCGAAATCATCCGCTGTGCAGACGAAGCCCTCTACGTATCCAAGCGTACAGGAAAAAACAAACTAACATTCCATAAAGGGGACAGTCCCCCAGCGCTTTAG
- a CDS encoding O-antigen ligase family protein encodes MGSKNTYIISASLISIIIGVLVSILTIPSASSIGLVIIGLLLLPVFIYKSFSHRGALALFLLFCTFGLMNTDIKLFDLLFVLVAGLFFIWKKQKLQTLKELLFINFALLIFIVVSLLSLLFSKNTELGISYFFHTFFMVTIFYFLAVTIQTKKEFNSILLGYVCTVLLSVIAVILQKIGVVGDIGTWFQGVRAQGFFMDPNDFSPFLILAIVLLVDKAFSHFFLSVKYLGFISLALLVILVLLAAMSRAAILDFGIVMLLYFFFSIFYRKKYGHITVLVSLMVVACVVAWLVAGDAIEHYLSMRFLGSSDVLQSYDVDRFYYQRQGILLGSTHLFGIGPGQFEYYFGYATHNLFVRIIAENGWIALLSFAAMNLYILSLLFYFRKSEVWNFPVYLFLSVYIGMIVNSFFLDTLHWRYLWFFLGLCTIIITQAAKNKKGKR; translated from the coding sequence ATGGGTAGTAAGAACACGTATATTATTTCTGCATCGCTGATTAGTATTATTATAGGAGTTCTTGTCTCCATCCTTACTATTCCTTCTGCTAGCTCCATTGGATTAGTAATTATCGGCCTTTTACTCCTCCCTGTTTTTATTTATAAAAGTTTTTCTCATAGGGGGGCATTAGCTTTATTTCTACTCTTTTGTACCTTTGGGCTCATGAATACAGATATAAAGCTTTTTGATTTACTCTTTGTGTTGGTTGCAGGACTATTTTTCATTTGGAAAAAACAAAAACTGCAAACATTGAAAGAATTGCTTTTTATCAATTTTGCTCTCCTCATATTTATTGTGGTTTCCTTACTTTCGCTGCTATTCAGTAAAAATACCGAACTAGGAATCAGTTACTTTTTTCATACGTTTTTTATGGTAACGATTTTTTACTTTTTAGCTGTTACCATCCAAACAAAGAAGGAATTCAATTCCATTCTTCTTGGATATGTATGCACTGTCCTCCTCTCAGTTATAGCTGTTATTTTGCAGAAAATAGGGGTCGTCGGCGATATAGGAACATGGTTCCAAGGAGTTCGCGCCCAAGGTTTCTTTATGGACCCAAATGACTTTTCCCCTTTTCTAATCTTGGCTATAGTCCTATTGGTTGATAAAGCATTTTCGCACTTTTTTTTATCGGTAAAATATTTGGGTTTTATATCGCTTGCATTACTAGTCATTCTTGTTTTACTAGCCGCTATGTCACGAGCAGCTATCCTTGATTTTGGTATCGTTATGTTATTATATTTCTTCTTTTCTATTTTCTATCGTAAGAAATATGGTCATATCACAGTGTTAGTAAGTTTGATGGTTGTAGCCTGTGTTGTTGCTTGGTTGGTAGCAGGTGACGCGATTGAACATTACCTCTCTATGAGATTTTTAGGCTCGTCCGATGTATTACAGAGTTATGATGTAGACAGATTTTATTATCAACGACAAGGAATATTATTAGGTTCTACACATCTTTTCGGAATTGGCCCCGGTCAATTTGAATATTACTTCGGATATGCCACACACAATTTGTTTGTTCGAATTATTGCTGAAAATGGTTGGATTGCTTTGCTGTCATTTGCCGCGATGAATCTCTATATTCTATCTCTTCTTTTTTATTTTCGAAAAAGTGAAGTGTGGAATTTTCCAGTCTATTTATTTCTATCCGTCTATATTGGTATGATTGTTAATAGTTTCTTTTTGGATACACTGCATTGGCGTTACCTTTGGTTCTTCCTTGGATTATGTACGATCATCATTACCCAAGCTGCAAAAAATAAAAAAGGAAAACGATAG
- a CDS encoding oligosaccharide flippase family protein — protein MSSIVTKSRISRDTIIYIPVFLAPALINIILLMFFTRVFSPQDYGTYTIVVNATIILSSLLAQWIVLSIQRFRPEYMKHGTIPEFNRHLNQLLLVISIAFLLVVTLFYLFLPGFMRPYQPYYWSSVLLVISSVYFMSLGSVYQVDLQSKQYRNLNVMQSLLKLVMTFVMVMYLQTKAVSFIWATLFAQIVVSIPMLRYVNTIDLFKPLNASKHSFINFVKKFWSYGFPLIGWYIGTTIMNLTDRFMIEYFRSPHEVGIYSANFTIAVQAIALICNPLFFAIQPLLMNEIQEQDDKGHIEARISKFTHLFLIVSLPFGVYFSIYRNEVSALLLGPQFTSGALIIPILIFGFFAWNMGLYGQLTYQIGKRTKEMFYFVTIAALTNFVLNLFFIPKWGFLGASISTTIGFIVYSALLYIFSINYIKWEIPWITFLKVSVLVMILAIPFVILKIKLLAGVSPLISMIIGLPFFLLYIGWVFFFWKDSIKKVLL, from the coding sequence ATGTCATCCATTGTAACTAAAAGTAGAATTAGCCGGGATACCATTATTTATATTCCTGTATTTCTAGCTCCTGCTCTTATAAATATTATCTTATTAATGTTCTTTACTAGAGTCTTTTCACCACAGGATTATGGGACTTATACCATTGTTGTGAATGCAACGATCATCCTTTCTTCCTTACTTGCACAGTGGATTGTATTATCGATACAAAGATTTCGTCCCGAATATATGAAACATGGAACGATTCCAGAGTTTAATCGCCATTTAAACCAGTTACTTTTGGTGATATCCATTGCTTTTTTATTAGTGGTTACTCTATTTTATTTGTTTTTGCCAGGGTTTATGAGACCCTATCAACCATATTATTGGTCGTCCGTCCTTCTAGTGATTAGTTCTGTGTACTTTATGTCTTTAGGAAGCGTATATCAGGTCGACCTTCAATCAAAGCAGTATCGGAATCTAAATGTGATGCAATCCCTTTTAAAATTAGTGATGACCTTTGTAATGGTTATGTACCTACAAACGAAGGCTGTTTCCTTTATCTGGGCGACTCTTTTTGCACAAATTGTTGTTTCGATTCCTATGCTTCGTTATGTAAACACAATAGATCTGTTCAAACCATTGAACGCTTCGAAGCACTCCTTTATTAATTTTGTGAAAAAATTCTGGTCGTATGGTTTCCCGCTCATCGGTTGGTATATAGGAACAACAATCATGAATTTGACCGACCGGTTTATGATTGAGTATTTTCGTTCTCCACATGAAGTAGGGATTTATTCCGCAAATTTTACGATTGCTGTACAAGCTATCGCTTTAATTTGTAATCCCTTATTTTTTGCTATTCAACCGCTCTTGATGAATGAAATACAAGAGCAGGATGACAAGGGTCATATTGAAGCGCGAATATCAAAGTTCACCCATTTATTTTTGATCGTTTCCTTGCCTTTTGGAGTGTATTTTTCCATTTACAGAAATGAGGTTAGTGCACTTCTATTAGGACCACAATTTACAAGTGGGGCGTTGATTATCCCTATTCTGATCTTTGGCTTTTTTGCTTGGAATATGGGACTTTACGGACAGCTCACCTATCAAATTGGGAAACGAACAAAAGAAATGTTTTATTTTGTAACCATTGCTGCTCTCACAAATTTTGTGCTCAATCTATTTTTTATTCCTAAATGGGGCTTTCTTGGTGCTTCGATTTCGACAACTATAGGTTTTATTGTCTATTCTGCCCTACTTTATATTTTTTCCATTAACTATATTAAATGGGAGATACCATGGATTACATTTCTTAAGGTCTCTGTTTTAGTGATGATCCTTGCCATACCTTTTGTGATACTAAAAATCAAGCTTCTTGCTGGGGTTTCTCCCCTTATTAGCATGATCATTGGATTACCCTTTTTCCTTCTTTACATAGGCTGGGTGTTTTTCTTCTGGAAGGACTCCATTAAAAAGGTCTTGTTATAA
- a CDS encoding glycosyltransferase, protein MKILYVITGADIGGAQRHLLYLSEWFLKKGHDIQVVVGEEGPFIEALTDLGIQVRVIPIPRTISVTADSKALRTLIAFIKKEKFDIVHSHSSIAGILTRVAGYVNRVDKNIFTAHGFVFTDPTLSKKKKWMYLFLEKVCSWLSTDIITVSKFDFFKGKEVGIKEQKMHVIPNGIPNKDILSRDEWRAKQVRLMQSEKRIIGFVGRFASEKNIDMLLRVATLFKENNIANVEFWVIGDGPLFDHYQAEVSRQKLQSIIQLKGNQVQVVEWMDQMHVMVITSHKEGLPYVLLEACGRGLPVVSTDVGGIKEVIDPDGTQNLLVQVNDDQAMYDRLDLLLSDDSYREKLGMYFLEVSCHYSVHEMCVRTEKIYLG, encoded by the coding sequence ATGAAAATTCTCTATGTTATTACAGGCGCCGATATTGGTGGTGCACAAAGGCATCTACTCTATTTATCAGAATGGTTTTTGAAAAAGGGCCACGACATTCAGGTCGTCGTCGGCGAAGAGGGTCCATTCATCGAAGCCTTGACAGACCTAGGTATTCAGGTGCGTGTTATTCCGATTCCTCGAACCATTTCAGTTACGGCAGATAGTAAAGCTCTAAGGACATTAATTGCTTTTATTAAAAAAGAAAAGTTCGATATCGTTCACTCGCATAGTTCGATTGCAGGGATTCTGACTAGAGTAGCGGGATATGTGAATCGAGTGGATAAGAACATTTTTACAGCCCACGGCTTTGTATTCACAGATCCAACTCTTTCTAAGAAAAAGAAATGGATGTACCTTTTTTTGGAGAAGGTATGCAGCTGGCTTTCAACAGATATTATCACGGTTTCGAAGTTTGATTTCTTTAAAGGAAAAGAAGTCGGGATTAAGGAACAGAAGATGCATGTGATTCCGAATGGGATTCCGAATAAAGATATCCTGTCCAGGGATGAGTGGAGAGCTAAGCAGGTCCGGTTAATGCAGAGTGAAAAACGAATCATTGGATTTGTCGGCCGCTTTGCATCCGAGAAAAATATTGATATGCTACTAAGGGTAGCTACTCTTTTTAAAGAAAACAACATAGCAAATGTAGAATTCTGGGTGATTGGTGATGGTCCGTTGTTTGACCATTATCAAGCGGAAGTTAGCAGGCAGAAATTGCAGTCCATCATTCAGCTTAAAGGCAACCAAGTTCAGGTGGTTGAATGGATGGATCAGATGCATGTCATGGTGATTACTTCTCATAAAGAGGGGCTTCCTTATGTGTTATTAGAGGCATGCGGCCGTGGACTTCCTGTCGTTAGTACGGATGTGGGCGGGATTAAGGAAGTGATTGATCCTGATGGTACCCAAAATCTATTGGTTCAGGTGAATGATGATCAAGCGATGTACGACCGTCTGGACCTATTGCTTTCAGATGATTCTTATCGTGAAAAACTAGGCATGTATTTTTTAGAGGTGTCTTGTCATTATTCCGTTCATGAGATGTGTGTACGAACAGAAAAAATCTATCTTGGTTAG
- a CDS encoding glycosyltransferase family 4 protein: MKRILFYESRPEWGGAQKCELDLLVSLDDESMETYFLTSTDGPMNSRVQAAGKMVALLPINQSVNQIRKGQVKTGLFFLIRQLLQILPHFFQVMFFILRNRIDIVYTSQFRSQLLIGWLAKLLGRKVIWHIHGEEQLTNLLGKISVLTADRIIVVSQALCEKYRSQFPKRKEKISFVHNGVEVPALDRQEVPSVFTIVMVGTLIEGKRQDLAIKACAELIKLGYSVQLKILGEKPPWHSDEYKLSLQRLVEEHGISSAVSFLGWIEQPWDEISRSSVFVLPSDTEGMPLSIIEAMALGLPSISTNVGGVPEVIEDGTTGFIIPPGSVEELVEKLRILLDQPSVRDGMAKQARQRYESHFTKESFVKGVVGVIHTLA, translated from the coding sequence GTGAAGCGAATCCTATTTTATGAAAGCCGTCCTGAATGGGGAGGGGCGCAAAAATGTGAGCTTGACCTTTTAGTTTCCCTTGATGATGAATCGATGGAAACTTATTTTTTGACTTCAACTGATGGCCCGATGAACAGTCGGGTACAGGCTGCCGGAAAAATGGTAGCTTTGCTCCCTATTAATCAATCGGTTAATCAGATTCGAAAAGGACAAGTGAAGACGGGGCTTTTCTTTTTGATTCGTCAATTATTGCAGATCCTGCCCCACTTCTTTCAAGTGATGTTTTTTATCTTAAGAAACCGGATTGATATTGTATATACGAGCCAATTTCGCTCCCAGCTGCTTATTGGATGGCTGGCTAAACTTTTAGGCCGGAAAGTCATCTGGCATATCCATGGGGAGGAACAATTAACTAATCTTTTAGGAAAAATCAGCGTCCTGACTGCCGACCGGATCATTGTTGTATCGCAAGCACTTTGTGAAAAATATCGTAGCCAGTTCCCTAAGAGGAAAGAAAAGATTTCCTTTGTCCATAATGGTGTCGAAGTTCCTGCTCTTGACCGGCAAGAAGTCCCTTCTGTTTTTACCATCGTTATGGTTGGAACATTGATCGAAGGAAAAAGACAGGACCTTGCCATTAAGGCTTGTGCAGAGTTGATTAAGCTGGGCTATTCCGTTCAGTTAAAGATTCTCGGTGAAAAGCCGCCATGGCATTCGGATGAATACAAGCTGTCATTGCAACGGCTAGTTGAGGAACATGGGATTTCTAGTGCCGTCTCCTTTCTTGGGTGGATAGAACAACCCTGGGATGAAATTAGTCGATCGTCGGTTTTTGTGTTGCCATCCGATACAGAAGGCATGCCTTTATCCATTATTGAAGCCATGGCATTAGGCCTTCCAAGCATTTCAACGAATGTCGGAGGTGTCCCTGAAGTGATTGAGGATGGAACGACAGGGTTTATTATTCCTCCAGGGAGTGTGGAGGAACTGGTTGAAAAGCTCAGGATTCTCCTCGATCAACCGTCCGTACGTGATGGAATGGCAAAGCAGGCAAGACAACGGTATGAGTCTCATTTTACAAAAGAATCATTTGTTAAAGGAGTTGTCGGTGTGATTCACACCCTTGCATAA
- a CDS encoding exopolysaccharide biosynthesis polyprenyl glycosylphosphotransferase has product MKLVNEQELVISSYKTKPLYSWIKQMIDTLLCLYALVALFPLFLLVSVLIKFDSPGSIFYRQERIGLNGKAFQVIKFRTMRADAEKNGPQWADQNDSRITRVGHYLRKYRLDELPQLINVVLGDMSLIGPRPERLVFIEEFEKDLPHFRNRLQVKPGITGWAQINGGYELTPKEKLGLDLYYINHFSVLLDLKIAMKSVPVILFAKGWR; this is encoded by the coding sequence ATGAAACTAGTTAATGAACAAGAATTAGTGATTAGTAGTTATAAAACGAAACCGCTATATTCATGGATTAAGCAGATGATTGATACGTTACTATGTCTTTATGCCCTAGTCGCTCTGTTTCCTTTATTTCTTCTAGTCTCTGTGTTGATTAAATTCGATTCACCAGGTTCCATTTTTTATAGGCAGGAACGAATTGGGCTAAACGGAAAAGCATTTCAAGTCATTAAATTCCGCACCATGCGAGCGGACGCCGAGAAGAACGGACCACAGTGGGCCGATCAAAATGATTCAAGGATCACCAGAGTGGGCCATTACTTACGGAAGTATCGACTAGATGAACTCCCTCAGTTAATCAATGTCGTGTTGGGTGATATGTCCCTGATTGGACCTCGTCCAGAACGTCTTGTCTTTATTGAAGAATTCGAAAAGGATCTACCTCATTTTCGCAACCGCTTGCAAGTGAAACCAGGAATTACTGGCTGGGCGCAAATTAACGGTGGCTATGAGTTAACACCAAAGGAAAAATTAGGATTAGATTTATACTATATTAACCATTTTTCTGTTCTGCTAGATTTAAAAATTGCTATGAAATCCGTTCCCGTTATTTTGTTCGCCAAAGGATGGAGATAA
- a CDS encoding SDR family NAD(P)-dependent oxidoreductase → MNVLVTGGSGFIGSHTVDLLVKQGYTTIVVDQNKGVAENPNALYFYGDITDHKLIEDLFTQHSLDAVIHLAAQVSVETSMKDPVLDVHVNVLGTLNLLEQCRKHHAKIVFASSAAVYGLPENLPIAEDHPVHPISVYGLSKLTVEKYIQLYHEQFGVEYCTLRYSNVYGPRQGHTGEGGVISIFLNKLTNGQAPFLFGDGEQTRDFIYVEDVAMANIYALRDGKNQVFNVSSMTETSINSIVDTFTTLLNSDIQPIQQPPREGDITRSVLDASAIHSMLNWTPAVDIRSGLASTIRYFIEEKGL, encoded by the coding sequence ATGAACGTACTAGTTACTGGCGGGTCAGGCTTTATTGGCTCACATACTGTTGATTTACTTGTGAAACAGGGCTACACAACCATTGTAGTGGATCAGAATAAAGGGGTTGCCGAAAACCCAAATGCACTCTATTTTTACGGCGATATAACAGACCATAAGCTAATAGAAGATTTATTCACACAACACTCCCTTGATGCTGTCATCCATCTGGCAGCACAAGTGAGTGTGGAAACATCGATGAAGGATCCTGTCCTGGATGTACATGTGAATGTCTTAGGCACACTTAATCTGTTAGAGCAATGTCGAAAACACCATGCCAAAATTGTCTTTGCCTCTTCTGCTGCTGTATATGGGCTGCCAGAAAACCTGCCGATTGCCGAAGACCATCCTGTTCATCCGATTTCGGTGTATGGTCTCTCTAAGTTAACGGTAGAAAAATATATTCAACTCTATCATGAACAGTTTGGCGTAGAATACTGTACCCTTCGTTATTCCAATGTGTACGGACCTCGTCAAGGACATACAGGTGAAGGCGGAGTCATTTCCATCTTCCTTAATAAGTTAACAAACGGACAAGCTCCTTTCCTTTTTGGAGACGGAGAACAAACACGAGATTTTATCTATGTTGAGGATGTGGCTATGGCAAATATCTATGCCCTTCGTGACGGAAAGAATCAAGTATTCAACGTTTCTTCTATGACCGAAACTTCTATTAATAGTATAGTAGACACTTTTACGACTCTTTTAAATAGTGACATCCAACCAATTCAACAGCCTCCTAGAGAAGGAGATATTACAAGAAGTGTACTGGATGCTTCCGCCATCCATTCCATGTTGAACTGGACTCCTGCTGTCGATATTCGATCTGGATTGGCCTCAACGATTCGTTATTTTATAGAGGAAAAGGGACTTTAA